The following nucleotide sequence is from Corylus avellana chromosome ca7, CavTom2PMs-1.0.
TTCTGCGTGTTCTTTTAAGGCCACCTGTTCTGTTCACACGGTACAAGGATTGAGTGTTTATGTCGCGGAAGAAATAATCGACTCTTGGCATTAACGATCCTCCAATCACGCCGTCCAAAGAGTCCACGTGATTCACTGCCCAACGGCGACATAATTTTGGAACTCCGTAATGGAATAAAACCCGTGAGATATTTTCAGGCACTATTTAAGGGAGGGTGAAGAGAGGGTGGGTTAGTTGGTGGGTAAACCCCCGAGAAATCACTCTCTCACCAACCAGGATAGAATTTTAATCACTACGGACAGATACCCGTGAACCAAAAAAACAcgtaaaattaaattattcattGAAACTAAGCACCGTTCAACCGTTCATGATATTGCTTGTCGGATAAATATCGTTCATGAAATTTAGAGTTATCTGAACAAAGTTGGGTGTCGAGAAATGCTGAAAGTTGGGGTCAAAAAATGCTGAGAGtcaatatttcttttatatttgatttattttatcttataaattaatcattagatttataaatttatgttaaCTTTACTTAagttaatagtaaatttcacaaatttaatgattgatctatttaatttataaaaaaatataaatcaaatataaaaaaaacttattaactcctaacatttcttttaaaacataCCTCATCAATAAGTGCGAGTAAGGCAAAACATGAATGTGAGTGAGAAATCCATATCGAGgtcaaattatataaaaaagggTTGATGTAAACTTTTAagcataaatatataaaatttgttattttaatatatatatattttctattcaaaaataGTAGGACAAGGAGATTAATTGTGGCTATTTTACCTGCGCGTGACCATAATAGCACTTATTCGTTGAGTCGCACAGGAGGAGCTTAGACGGTGAAAGTCGTAAGCGCTCTCTCAAGTCCGACTAAGCTATAGCCTGACCCAGCCCCACTAGAACATCAATAAAAACTAAGGTGattaatactaattaataattaggcATATGTGTGAATTCTATATTGCAGAGATTCAAACCCATGCTCTTGTACATGCTTAACCACTTTAGAGATTTTTTTAGACCATTGAACCACCATCgatattgagtaatgttatatacttaTTCTCATCCTACCCTTATATTATTGGATTGATTATACTCATCAAGcttaaattagtttttattcaaaaaaaaaaaaaaaaaaaaaaggttagtgAGCATTGTCATATCAACCTAATCATATAGGATTGAAACAAGAGATAAGAATTCAGAAATACACTATaacataaaatcttaaaatttgtttaaacTTGAGATCTCTTAgatttaacagtatttttttttaagagataagagataaatgagagataaaagaatatctataaaatactttaaaaaataaaagatgataaTTAATGTGAGAGGAAAAAATAGCACTCCTCTCTAAAACTTTGTACTATTATATAGGGTCTAAAGTGTAAAATCGCACAATGGGGTATAGGATTCGATTCACATTGAGGTTGATGATAAAAGACTAGGGGTTGGTGTTCTTTTATCTGCAAAATTAAAGCTAGGAAAAATGGAACACTGGGTCTGTACAGAGATGGAAAAAAGCTAGACGACACGTGATGAAAGCTGTTTGTTTCCTCTGATcctctctttttcccttttgtcTTAACGTAATCACTCAAAGAACCAAACAAGCAGCCACCGTCTACACTCTCTCTCATGCATGATTTCGTTCACTCTCGTTCCTTTTCGCACTTATTATATTAATACATAAAGAGTTGcgcttctctctctttcctggTGTCTCTCTGTCTCAGGGATTGAAGAAAAAGTAGCTAAacaagatgaagaagatgaagacgtTTAAGTCTCTCATGCTTGTTGTCCTCCTGGGACTCTGCCACGTGTCCACGGCAACGGTGGAGAAGAAATCCGACCAACGGAGATCGACTTACATTGTTCACATGGCCAAATCCGAAATGCCGGCGAGTTTCGAGCACCACTCGCACTGGTACGACTCGTCACTCAAATCGGTATCCGGCTCCGCCGAAATGTTATACACCTACGACAATGCCATCCACGGCTTCTCCACGAGATTGACGACCGAGGAAGCCCTGTTGCTGGAAAACCAATCCGGAGTTCTCTTCGTGTCGCCTGAACTGAAGTACGAGCTACACACGACTCGTACCCCTCAGTTCCTCGGGCTCGACAAAAGCTCCGCTTTGTTCCCCGAGGCCAACTCAGCGAGTGAGATCGTTGTCGGAGTCTTAGACACCGGTGTTTGGCCCGAGAGCAAGAGCTTCGACGACACTGGGCTGGGACCCGTACCCAGTAACTGGAAAGGCGCGTGCGAAACAGGTACCAATTTCACTTCCTCCAACTGCAATCGCAAACTAATCGGCGCGAGGTACTTCGCGAAAGGCTACGAGGCCGCGCTAGGTCCAATCGATACAAGCAAAGAGTCGAGATCTCCCAGAGACGACGACGGCCATGGCACTCACACTGCAAGCACCGCAGCTGGCTCGGCTGTAGAAGACGCCAGCCTATTCGGCTACGCGACAGGAACAGCGCGCGGGATGGCCCCGAGCGCGAGAGTCGCCGTCTACAAGGTCTGCTGGATGGGAGGCTGTTTTAGCTCCGATATTATTGCGGCCATGGACAAGGCCATTGAAGACAACGTCAACGTCCTCTCCATGTCCCTCGGCGGTGGAATGTCCGACTATTACAAAGACAACGTAGCAGTCGGAGCTTTTGCGGCGATGGAGAAGGGAATCCTAGTCTCTTGCTCGGCCGGAAACGCGGGCCCCAACTCGTATAGTTTAACCAACCTGGCACCGTGGATCACAACCGTAGGTGCGGGCACACTAGATCGTGATTTTCCGGCTTCCATCAGCCTTGGCAACGGCAAAAACTACTCCGGCGTTTCACTCTACAGTGGAAACCCTTTGCCCGGAACGTTAACGCCGTTTATTTACGCCGGTAACGCGAGCAATACCACCGTTGGGAACTTGTGCATGATGGGTGCTTTGACGCCCGAGAAAGTCGCAGGCAAGATCGTGTTGTGTGACCGAGGCCAGAACGCCAGGGTTCAGAAAGGAGCTGTGGTGAAAGCAGCCGGTGGTATTGGCATGGTTTTGTCTAACACCGACGCAAACGGCGAGGAGCTGGTGGCCGATGCTCATCTTTTGCCTGCCGCGGCGGTGGGTGAGAAAAATGGTGACGCCATAAAGAGTTACTTGGTTTCGGATCCAAATCCGACGGCCACGATTCAGTTCGAAGGGACCAAGGTTAGGATCCAGCCTTCTCCCGTTGTCGCGGCGTTTAGCTCGAGGGGGCCGAACACCGTCACCGCGGAGATACTGAAACCGGACATCATCGCGCCAGGTGTCAACATCCTAGCGGGATGGTCTGGGATTGTGGGCCCCACCGGATTAAGCACGGACTCCCGGCGCGTGCCATTCAACATTATTTCGGGAACGTCGATGTCTTGCCCACACGTGAGTGGGCTCGCCGCGCTTATCAAGGCGGCTCATCCGGACTGGAGCCCCGCGGCGATTCGGTCGGCGCTCATGACCACAGCGTACACGGCGTACAAGAACGGCGCAAAATTACAAGACGCAGCCACTGGCAAACCAGCCACCCCGTTCGATTACGGCTCTGGACACGTGGACCCCGTAGCGGCGCTTAATCCGGGGCTTGTCTACGATCTGACGGCGGATGACTACCTAAACTTCCTCTGCGCGTTGAATTATTCCGATTTGCAAATCAGAAGCCTGGCCAAGAGAAATTTCACGTGCGACACTAGTAAGAAATACAGTGTGACAGATCTTAATTACCCTTCATTTTCTGTGGTTTTTAATACTGGTCGAACTGGCGTGGTTAAGTACACGCGGACTCTTACAAATGTGGGCGCACCGGGGACGTATAAAGCGTCTGTATCATCAGCGATCCCCTTGGTAAAGATTAGCGTTGTGCCAGAGTCGTTGAGTTTCGCTGAGATCAACGACAAGAAATCCTACACCGTCACATTCACTGCCACGGGTACTTTGCCGGATACGGGTAGCTTTACACGTCTGGAGTGGTCGGACGGGAAGCACATTGTGGCGAGTCCGATAGCTATCGGCACGGGTGAATCGGAGTAGAAGAGAGACAGAATTAATAAGGTTTGATTAGTGACGCACTCAAAGGGTGTGAATtgatttcttatgtttttttaagtttgaggaAGCTTTAATGTTATTGTTTAAGATTGGAAGTTGGACCAAGTGTTTGATGTTGTTCCCCGAGACAGAATATAAGAAACCTTATTGGAATGGGATGGGGGATGATTTCTTTGTCGTTGTACACTTGTACAGTTCGATCTCGATAATATGTATGCATATTAGCATATATGCCTAGTGAGTTAATTGAATATTCTGGCTTTCTTAATTCTTATTAAATATTGACATTTTCttctaaatataaataattctGCAATCACATTACATATTACATGTGAGGGAACgtaatgatcaatttttttgcttttgtgaGCCAAACAGCAATTGCCTCTCCCAATATTCCAACCGTCTCCTTATCTCCACTTAGGACAGTTTCAATGATAAGCATTGCACATGGCTCTTACAACACCATTGTTTGGTTGCGGCCATAGTCATCGAAGGGAAACTACCCTAATTGTGTTGAGCTCTAGCCAGACAACTTGTTCCGCAATTAAACTTGTATCCACTATAAGAATTTGATTGAAATGCTTGATCTTAAAAAGAAGGGAAATCAGGTCAAGTTTTCCTTTCGTGTGTGTTTTTATCATTTGGGCCGTTGTACTAGTTTTTTTGGGAGAGAGAATTAGTTTTCCCATGACAGGCTTCCGATGCTAAGCCGATTAAAAGAAATCCATAAAGAGGCTGACACGGATCGGCCTGCCT
It contains:
- the LOC132186275 gene encoding subtilisin-like protease SBT1.7, with the translated sequence MKKMKTFKSLMLVVLLGLCHVSTATVEKKSDQRRSTYIVHMAKSEMPASFEHHSHWYDSSLKSVSGSAEMLYTYDNAIHGFSTRLTTEEALLLENQSGVLFVSPELKYELHTTRTPQFLGLDKSSALFPEANSASEIVVGVLDTGVWPESKSFDDTGLGPVPSNWKGACETGTNFTSSNCNRKLIGARYFAKGYEAALGPIDTSKESRSPRDDDGHGTHTASTAAGSAVEDASLFGYATGTARGMAPSARVAVYKVCWMGGCFSSDIIAAMDKAIEDNVNVLSMSLGGGMSDYYKDNVAVGAFAAMEKGILVSCSAGNAGPNSYSLTNLAPWITTVGAGTLDRDFPASISLGNGKNYSGVSLYSGNPLPGTLTPFIYAGNASNTTVGNLCMMGALTPEKVAGKIVLCDRGQNARVQKGAVVKAAGGIGMVLSNTDANGEELVADAHLLPAAAVGEKNGDAIKSYLVSDPNPTATIQFEGTKVRIQPSPVVAAFSSRGPNTVTAEILKPDIIAPGVNILAGWSGIVGPTGLSTDSRRVPFNIISGTSMSCPHVSGLAALIKAAHPDWSPAAIRSALMTTAYTAYKNGAKLQDAATGKPATPFDYGSGHVDPVAALNPGLVYDLTADDYLNFLCALNYSDLQIRSLAKRNFTCDTSKKYSVTDLNYPSFSVVFNTGRTGVVKYTRTLTNVGAPGTYKASVSSAIPLVKISVVPESLSFAEINDKKSYTVTFTATGTLPDTGSFTRLEWSDGKHIVASPIAIGTGESE